One genomic window of Magnolia sinica isolate HGM2019 chromosome 3, MsV1, whole genome shotgun sequence includes the following:
- the LOC131238671 gene encoding uncharacterized protein At4g13230: MILAITTVPKFGHLGSTIATRRPSSTRSCVLTNTRPFLVRSSSREAASDATDKATEAIKKGVKEVKTTAEDVKNKVTSAADQGCQQTKEAVVKASETTQETGEKAKQTVQDAWCSAKEAAQKAKDTVANKVEDAVDTIKDTAESVKRSMT, from the exons ATGATACTCGCAATCACTACCGTTCCCAAATTTGGCCACCTTGGTTCCACCATCGCCACAAGGAGGCCTTCCAGCACTCGGTCATGTGTCCTTACTAACACAAGACCTTTCCTG GTGAGATCATCATCACGTGAAGCAGCATCGGATGCCACTGACAAGGCGACCGAGGCTATCAAGAAAGGGGTGAAGGAAGTGAAGACGACTGCGGAAGATGTGAAGAATAAGGTAACGTCAGCCGCAGATCAG GGGTGTCAGCAGACAAAAGAAGCGGTAGTCAAGGCATCTGAAACAACACAAGAAACAGGAGAGAAAGCAAAACAAACCGTCCAAGATGCATGGTGTTCAGCAAAGGAAGCAGCCCAAAAGGCCAAGGACACCGTAGCCAACAAGGTCGAGGATGCCGTTGATACCATCAAGGACACAGCTGAGTCTGTCAAGCGTTCCATGACATGA